The following is a genomic window from Deltaproteobacteria bacterium.
GATGTCCTGACCTTCGCGGATCAGTTGCTCGATCGGGACGGTTTCGGGCTCTGCGCCCGCCGCCTCGGGATCGTCGGAGTATCCCTCGCCCGCGCCGTTCTCGTACGAATCGCCGTCGCCGCCGGGCATGCGCATCCCGGCGTTCTTGTAGTGCCCGACGATGTCGGCGACGTACAGAAACGCGGCGCGTTCGAGTCCCACGTCGACGAATGCCGCCTGCATGCCCGGCAGGACGCGCAATAACCGCCCCTTATAAATGTTGCCGACCACGCCGGCCTTGCGCCCCGGCTCGACGTGGAACTCCACGACCACGCCGTGCTCCAGCAGCGCGACGCGGGTTTCATGCTCGGTCACGTTGATGATCAGTTCGCTCGCCATGCAGGCGCTCTCCCGATTTGGGCGGGGAACAGATTGGATTCGTTTCCAAGGGATTAAAGTAGGTCTTGGTCTTTGTCCACCGGGCCCGACGAACGGCCGTCTCATCGATCGCCAGGATCAGGGCCACTGCGCCCGCGGGACGGATGCCGCCCTCGTCGGGCCGGTGCCGGATGCGCAGCGCCAGATGGCGTTCGCCGACGAGTGACACGCGGTCGATCGCCTGCTTGGCGTCGAGTCGCCGGACGCCCTTCTTGCGGGGGATTTCGACCGGCCACGTCTCGGCGTTCGTGAAACGGTCCACCGCGCTCGTGAGCGTATCCGGGTCGAGCGCGCCGTCGTCGATGAGCCCGCGCAGATCGACGCGATACTCCGACGCGGCGATTTGCTGAAAAAGCGCTGCCTCGCGCAGAGCGAGTTGCCGGACGTCGAGAATCGGCATGCCCCCCGGCGCGTTCTCGCGAAGCCGCCGGAAAATCTCTTCGGACCCGGTCGCGCCGAGCACAAACAGGTCGAGATACTCGTCCTCGCTCTCGATGCCCGCCGAGATCGGCGGCCCGAACGCGACACGGGGCTGCGGACTGAAGCCCTGCGTATAGGCCACGTCGATACCCGCGCGGCGCAGCACGCGATGGATGATCGGCATGAGTTCGAGGTGCCCCAGATGCCGCGTCTCGCCGCGAATCCCATAACGCACGCGGTAGCGCGAAACAACGGACTCGGCCGGCGGACGGGCGATCGGCGCATTCGGCGTCGTTTCGCCATCGCGTGGCGTGAAGACCACGGGGACGTGATCCTCGGCGAGCTGGTTTTTCACGTCGTCGAAATCGCACGACCCACACGCGGTACATTTGGCCCAGCGGCAGTCGTCGGTCGTCGCCGCCTCGAAGGCGAGCCGCCGCTCCTTGAGCAGAAACTTCTTTTCGAGCTGCGCGTCCACGCCGTCCCAGGGGAGCGGATCGTCCTCGGCGTACCCGGCCAGCAGCGCGTCGACATCGACACCCGCGAAGGCAAACGCCGCTTCCCAACGCTCGACCGAAAAATGCTCGGTCCAGCCGTCGAAGCCGCCACCGGTATCGACGACGCGCTCGATGGCGTCGGCCACGCGCCGATCGCCGCGCCCGATGATGCCCTCGATGAACGACATGCGCGCGTCGTGGCCCTTGAGCTCGACGCGCGTGCGCCGGGTCCGTGCCTTCAGATAATCCAGCCGCTCCCACGCCTCGCGGTAGTGCAGTTGCCGTTCCCAGGCGAAGGGCGTGAACGGCTTGGGCACGAAGGTGCCGACGTTGACGTTCACCTGCGCGCGGTGCGCGTGACCGTGGCCGCGCATGACGGCCAGCACGCGGAAGCACAGATCGAGGATGGCGTCGAGGTCATCCTGAGTCTCTGTCGGCAAACCGACCATGAAATACAGCTTCGCGAGATACCAACCTTGAGAGTTCACGGCTCGGCACGCGTCGAGGATCTGCTCGTCGCTGATGGGCTTGTTGATCACCGCGCGCAGCCGTTCGGTACCGGCTTCGGGCGCGATGGTGAAGCCGCTCTTGCGCACGCGGCCGATCTTTTCGAAGACCTCGGCATTCACCGCCTCGGCGCGCAGCGACGGAAGCGAAATCGAAATGTGCCGGTCGGCGTGGCGGTCCGTCAGTTCGGTGAGCAACGGCAGAATCTGCGTGTAGTCGCCTGACGAGAGCGACAGCAGCGTCACCTCGTCGTGCCCGGTCTTCGCCAGACCCTCCTCGATGATCTCAGTCAGGGCTTTGACCGAACGCTCGCGCATCGGTCGCGTCAGCATGCCCGGCTGGCAGAAGCGGCAGCCGCGCGTGCAGCCGCGCATGATCTCCACCGCGAGCCGGTCGTGCACGAGCGGCGTGTTGGGCAGCGTGGGGCAGGTGGTGTGCGGCACGTCGTCGAGGTTCATCACGATGCGCCGCTTCGCGGGCACGGCGCGCTCGTCACGGTCGAATCCGGCGAATTTCCCCTGGGCGTAACGCGGCCGCCAGTGGTGCGGCAGATAGATGCCCTCGATGCGCCCGATCGCTTCGAGGCGTTCGGCACGATCCGCGCCGCGCGTGCGGTCGAGGGCTTCGAGAATCTCGACGACGACCTCCTCGCCGTCGCCGATGACCAGCGCGTCGAAAAACGGCGCCCAGGGTTCGGGATTCGACGCGCAGTGGCCGCCCGCGATGACGAGCGGATCGCCGTTTTTACGCGCCTCGGCGCGGCGCGGAATTCCGGCGGCGTCGAGCATGAGCACGACGTTCGTGCACGCGAGTTCGTATTGAATCGACACGAGCATCACGTCCATGTGGCGCACGGGGGTCTTGGTCTCCAGACCATAAAGATCCACACCCGCGCGACGCATTTCGGCCAGCATGTCCTTGGCGGGCGCGAAGACGCGCTCGCAAAGCGCCCACGCATTCTTGTTCGCGATTTCCTGCAGGATGTGAAAACCCGTGCTGCTCATCCCGATCTCGTACAGATCGGGGAACGCGAGCGCCATGTGAACGCGCACGTCGGCGGGATTCTTGCGCACCATGCCGACCTCGCCGCCCACGTAGCGGGACGGGCGTTCAACGCGGTCGAGGCGCAGCTCGTCGAACATGAAATCTCCAGCGAGGGAACAAAGGCGGGCCCGGCGGCGTCAGAACCGCGCGCCCAGCAACTCGACGTGGCCGCCGATGCGGTCGGCGCGGTGCTCCGCGATCGTCGCGAGGCCGATCGTCGGGAACGATAGGGACCAACGGACCTGTCCGTCCGTGGTCACCGATACGACCGGGTCCTTTTCGAACGCGTCATCGGGCAGGCTGAGACCCCACAGGGTGCCGGCGGTCGCGCCGATGAGCGAACTGGAGACGAGGATCGTCGTGATGTTGCGGTCGGCATCGGGGTTGCGCCACAGGATCGTAATCGCGCCGCCCGCCACCAGCCCCGCGCTGGTGCCGATTAGAAATCCCACCAGCACCTCGTCGCCTTCGCCCGCGTTCGCCGGGCGCGAGCCCGCCGGGACCAGCAGAATGGACGCGGTCAGAACGGCGATGACGACGGGCGCGAAAGGGCGCATGAGACTCCCGAAAACGGCTCCCCCGAAACGGCGCGGAGCGTAACAATTCGCCCCCCGGGTGTCAAACCGGATGTACGATTATTTCGAGAATGAACCGCGCTGACGCATCTCATGGCCCGTTCGGAGGGCTTTATCGATAATCCGGCTTCACCCGTTTTTTTCAACCTCAACCGATCGCTTCGCGCGGAGGTCACGTGTCGGGCATGAAAAATGTTGTTGTCACCGGGGCGAATCGCGGTATCGGTCTCGAATTCGTCCGGCAATGGCTGGCGGGCGGGCACCGGGTGATCGGCACGGCGCGCCGGCCACCCGAGGCGGCGGAGCTGGCGGCGCTGAAAAAGGCGACGGGGGACCGGCTCGAGGTGCTGGAACTCGACGCGGCCGACGACCGGTCCGTCGCGAAGTTCGCACGGGCGCTGCATTTCGAAGCCATCGACGTGCTCGTGAACAACGCCGGCGTGTTGCTCGACGAGGGGCGGTCCTGGACGCGACTCGATACCGGTCGGATGCTCGAAACCTTCAACGTCAATTCAATCGGGCCGCTGCGCGTGACGAGCGCGGTACGCCCGATGCTGACGGCTTCGGGCCGGGCACTCGTCGTCAACATCTCCAGCGGCGCGGGATCGATCGCCGGGGCCGAACCATCGGACACGATGGTCGCCTACCGCATGTCGAAGGCGGCGCTGAACATGGCGAACCGCTCGGTGGCGGAGGGGCTTGTCCGCGATCACATCGTCTCGGTCGCCATGTGCCCGGGCTGGGTTCGGACGGACATGGGAGGGCCCAACGCGAGTCTCGCGGTCGAGGAGTCCGTTGCGGCGATGATGGCGACCATCGCGCGGCTGACGCTTCGCGACGCCGGGAGGTTCATCGACCGAAATGGGACCGACATCGCCTGGTGAGGAATCCTAAAGTCGGTCGGCGATGGCGCGGTAGACGGTGCGCACGCCCTCGCGGAACGAGAGCCGCCGCGAGCGCCGATAAAACAGCCAGAAATAACTCGCCCGGTAGATCAATCTGTACACGGCGCGGAACGGCCCGTGCGACAGTCGTTCGACGAAGCTCTCCATCCACGGATAGAAAAACAGGATGTAGGCGAACTTGTGCAGAATCTCGATGCGCCGCGCTTCGGGCGTCGTCAGCAGGCTGCGGTCGTGCGGGTTGATGTCGAGCACCTCGGGCCACAGGTTGTTGCCGACCATGCCCATCTCGATTGCGTCGTCGCCCAAATCCGTCTTGGGAAACGGCACGAAGAGGATGAACCAAGCCTGATCCGCACCGATCTCGCGGTTGAAGCGGATCGTTTCGAGCGCTTCCGGGTACGATTCGCCCGGCAAGCCGAGCATGTTGGTCGTCTGGACGTGGATGCCCACGTTGTGCAGGCACTTCATGGCGTGGAACAGATCCTCGTTCGTGATCTTTTTCTTGAGCGCCTTGCGCCGTTCCTCGCTGCCGGTCTCGAGACCCATCTCCACCGACTCGCATCCCGCGTTGATAAGGCCGCGCGCGACC
Proteins encoded in this region:
- a CDS encoding TIGR03960 family B12-binding radical SAM protein, with the protein product MFDELRLDRVERPSRYVGGEVGMVRKNPADVRVHMALAFPDLYEIGMSSTGFHILQEIANKNAWALCERVFAPAKDMLAEMRRAGVDLYGLETKTPVRHMDVMLVSIQYELACTNVVLMLDAAGIPRRAEARKNGDPLVIAGGHCASNPEPWAPFFDALVIGDGEEVVVEILEALDRTRGADRAERLEAIGRIEGIYLPHHWRPRYAQGKFAGFDRDERAVPAKRRIVMNLDDVPHTTCPTLPNTPLVHDRLAVEIMRGCTRGCRFCQPGMLTRPMRERSVKALTEIIEEGLAKTGHDEVTLLSLSSGDYTQILPLLTELTDRHADRHISISLPSLRAEAVNAEVFEKIGRVRKSGFTIAPEAGTERLRAVINKPISDEQILDACRAVNSQGWYLAKLYFMVGLPTETQDDLDAILDLCFRVLAVMRGHGHAHRAQVNVNVGTFVPKPFTPFAWERQLHYREAWERLDYLKARTRRTRVELKGHDARMSFIEGIIGRGDRRVADAIERVVDTGGGFDGWTEHFSVERWEAAFAFAGVDVDALLAGYAEDDPLPWDGVDAQLEKKFLLKERRLAFEAATTDDCRWAKCTACGSCDFDDVKNQLAEDHVPVVFTPRDGETTPNAPIARPPAESVVSRYRVRYGIRGETRHLGHLELMPIIHRVLRRAGIDVAYTQGFSPQPRVAFGPPISAGIESEDEYLDLFVLGATGSEEIFRRLRENAPGGMPILDVRQLALREAALFQQIAASEYRVDLRGLIDDGALDPDTLTSAVDRFTNAETWPVEIPRKKGVRRLDAKQAIDRVSLVGERHLALRIRHRPDEGGIRPAGAVALILAIDETAVRRARWTKTKTYFNPLETNPICSPPKSGERLHGERTDHQRDRA
- a CDS encoding SDR family oxidoreductase produces the protein MKNVVVTGANRGIGLEFVRQWLAGGHRVIGTARRPPEAAELAALKKATGDRLEVLELDAADDRSVAKFARALHFEAIDVLVNNAGVLLDEGRSWTRLDTGRMLETFNVNSIGPLRVTSAVRPMLTASGRALVVNISSGAGSIAGAEPSDTMVAYRMSKAALNMANRSVAEGLVRDHIVSVAMCPGWVRTDMGGPNASLAVEESVAAMMATIARLTLRDAGRFIDRNGTDIAW